The window ACTTAAAATTCATGACATGAATGATTCAAGTTATCTGCAATTCGCAAGAATAAAAGCATATGGAGACTCACGGTCGAGGTCCATAGATTTTGATCTGGCGGACATGAGTATCCCTACCATTCAGGTGATTTGATAGAACGGCAATTTGCAGCATAAAAGTGTTCACAAAAGTATCCCTGCAAAGTGTAATCGTACTAAATGAGTTTAGGGATTgtgtaacattttttttattgcccTTTATAATGAGAAACAAGTGTTTAATTAAGACAAATAAAAGAGGATGAAAGGAGAAGCTCCACTTTTATACAAGGCACAAACAATGACCAACTTCCGATTATAATACTTATCCCTTATTCACAATGACACTAAAAGTATCCCAAAGCGTTGAAAGAAACTATAGGAATTTCTAGGCAATAATGAGAATACTTCCATCTAATCAAATGGGACAAGCTCCTCCTccccataaaaaaaatggggGCCTTGAACAACAACAGGATCGTCCTTGGCAAATGGATTTGGTGCTGTCTTGAACAGAGAAGCATTATGGAAGAAGATTATTGAAGCTACATATCACACTACTACTCACAATATCGAGCCTATAACATCTTTTTTAGCATCTGCTTGTGGACCTTGGAAGTCGAATATAAAGCTACACAACTGGAATTCATGGTTCATTTGCAAAATACCTTTGTTCACATATTATCTTCCATTCACCTTTATCCATCTTAGGATGCTTGGCTGTGGAAGCTTGATAACAAAGGTCCATCTTTATGAATCCAAATGCTGAATTACCTAAAGAAAAGTATCTTCTATGGATACCAACCACACGGCCATATAAGCACACAAGATGAACTATTGCATAGAATGCCTTATGCGGCATTGTGTCCTCTTTGGAGCTAGGTGTGCTAAAAACCTTTTGGGAGGATACCTTGCAAGCTTCTCATAGCTAGCAGTTTTACCAAGCGATCACTGGGTCTTCTCCTTTTACTTGCTGGCCACCCTtttagaagggaaaaaagCTTCTTAGGATCCATTTCACTAGGCCATTTTTCTAGACTATGCAGAATGAAATAAATCACGTGGTTTTCCACATAATGATTCTATTGTTTTCCTGTTCAAAACTTGGTGTACATTTGTTAAACCTCCAATTGTGCATGTTTACACGAGGGGCAAACAAGGGCAATTTGGTCGCAAGTAGCATGGATAAGCAGTAGTTTCTGAAATGTCACtagtatttatatttaaatttgggtgATAAGGAGTTTTAATTTCCTTTATTAgttatgtttcttttctatgTAATTATCTGGTAAACAGTTGGACTTATTTGTGTTTTCCGATTATTAGTCAGGAAAGTGTGGGGAGATTTATGACCTCACGAATGGGTCATAAGTTGACAGGTTGTAATTGTATCTTCTCACTAGataaactataagaaaataaaggataCCTATCAAAATTATCCCTTCCCTTTCATTACCATatcctttcatctcttttgtCCCATTGGAAAAGTTTTATGTAACTTTCTTggttgtttcttcttttttgtagTTTCATACTATAAATGAAATTCTTTCTAATGTGTCTGTCAGTAAATAGGAGTTAAATTTTATCTGATTATTCCTCTAGCCTGAATAATCTGATACCTATTTAGACTGACAATTCCTATCCAGATTCATGAAGCTGAACTAATGGAATAGCTGATTTTTTCAGTTCACATCAATGGCATGATGTAAAGAATTGAATCCCTTCTCTTGATTCCGTTCCGATGGAAGGGTTAGATTTAGACTTTTGAAATGGGTTGTAACCATAAATCACCACTTTTGCACCTCCGGAGAGCATATAAAAGATGTTCAAGCTACCAAAAGGTTTGTCTTCTCATTATAAAGTGAGCTTTCCCACGGGATAGTGCTAGCAATAACATTTAATCAAAGAATGAGCTTATGAATATATCCAAATTTAcaccatatttaatttttccgATCTGGTTTTGATTGTAATCACATAGTCTATCTTATTATCTCTTCTCTGAATTTGGGTACCTGTGAGGAAATATCAccagaaaaaaggaaagaagtaTTCAGTGAGTTCAAAAGAACAATCTCAACAAGGGTGCGTAAACTCCAATTTGCATTACCTATGCAAGGAGAAGATGCACAAATCTAAATGTAATGGTTTAGTGTTAGATGGGAGAGATAAGTATTTTGTTAGAGGGTGGGGCACTCTCTTTTGTAATACGGTGACAAAAGGACAAAAAGAGAATTGTACAACAGGTAGGCAGGTAGTGAATAGTTAAGTGTGGTTGAGAGATGTGGcttttgattttcttcccTATGTTTCAATATTTCGAGCAGCTATCGAACTCCACAAATCCTTCTTAGAGCAGAGATGTTGTAGAGCCCCTGCCTGATGAACCGAGAACAAAGAGACACTAAAATTGTTTTGATAAGAAATTTCATCAAGCTATATACTTCATTAGCTCAAGGGAAGTACTGTTCCTGTCCTGTCACCGATGATTTAAGGGTTTAGGTCAGAACTCTGGGAAAATAACAATGCTGTGGTATATTAGGATTAAACCCAAGATAAACCCTATCTGATCCTAACAAGTAAACAACgggatattttattttgctctTCATACAATAATACTCAAGATTGAGCCAAAGAACTACATTGCACTGGAACGAAGATATTGTACTTGAATAAAACGGACAAAGAAAAGCCAGATATTGTAAGTGGTGTTGATGTTCTGCACTTACTTTGGATCATTTCCGGACAATAATAGGTAAACCCAACCAGTTGGCTTAACGAGCTCCACGGTTTTAATTTCCTAATAGCAAACATagtaataaattcaaaatgattgAAACCTGTTAAAACATAGGCCGTCGGGGATTCTATTTGGATCGAGGTACTGCAAAATGCTAATTACCTTCAAATTATGGAAGCCGTCCCCTGCACGTATAGATATCTTACTAGGCGTGTAGCTCTCGTCCAGCTTGAAATCTACGTACAGAACAACCAGCTGCAAAAAATCCCAATTATTCCTCTACATTTCAATCTCAAAGATAATTCTAACATGTCCGCCCCAATATGAGCTGCACGTATACCTGTAATTTCACTTTCTTCTGAAATTGAATGTTCACCAAATGAGGTTGAACGCCATCAGATCTGCAACCAACAGTGTTGGTAATATTACACAAGCATTAAAACAACGCAAGACAAAAGGAGAACCAAGGAGATAGATTGTAATATTAACTGCCAATAAGTTTCGAGGTTATCGTCGCGTAGGGCGGAGACGCCATTCCCAGGTTTGCACGAGCTGACACTCCAGGCAGCTTTTTTCCCCATTTCTCTGAGATCGTCCTCAACAACGAGGACTTGATTTCCTCCTGTTAGCTTCACATCCTCTTCTCCCTCTGACGACTCCGTCGCCATAGGCTCGGCCTCCTCGAGCTCCGCTATCTCGATTGATTGCCGGTAACCGAGATCCCCCTCCTTCAGCTCACGCTCGGCACTCGACACTGCCCCTCCACGCTCTCAGGATTGTCACCGCCGTCTCCGTCCCCGTCCACCGCCGCGCGCCTGAAAGTCTCTCCACGATAACGCTCCGTTCGGCTTTGCTTTCTAATATTTGaacgattttttaaaagaaattgtgcTTAGTTTTACAAGAAAGTCCAACGGCGTTATTTctgaccattttttaaaaccaaaatgtaaCACTTGTGTTATTAAACTATAAAGTTTGGGGCTCAAAGTTAAATGGATGGAAAAGTACATTTTCGTATACTAACCACGGTTTACTCCGCTCGAAAGTAATAAATCAAACCTAAAATAAAGATCGAGTAATGATATTGAGCATCAAAAAATGCTCGATCtgattttagttaaaaattgcatacaaGAATTACAAAAATCAACGAGAAAATCAATGAGCGAATAGGTTAAAAAGACCAAATTAACCTTGGTTGATTCCACTGACAATCAAAATGAGCAATTaatcttataaaatatagttaactttaaaatttatcaataatcgACACGGATAAACCTCTATTAATGTGATATTGATTGTAGATGTCTACTTACTTTGTagtcattttcaataaattctttataataatgaaaacaaataaaacattttcccCATCGTTAATACAATGTGATAAAAGGACGGCTCCTCAGCCTCAAGCATAGAAAGATGAGATTGCTTCTTCTTTGCTTTTAGCTAAATTGCAAGTCTTTACTTGAGTGAAGCAAATCGTTAACTTCaaacaatgttttaaatttattttgtttttttgagtcatatattgatatttcaaatatttcttatttatttatttttaattttacgtctaataaaaatttaattttagacaAATTGAACATAACTTGGTAGAATTTtgtaactaaaaaaaattaactcaaTCACTAagaattcttaaatttttttcgattgttataatagaaaatatttgatcTAACAAAAGTATGTCATATTATGGTGATGGGAGATCGAACATTTCTTCTTTGACACGAAATGtagtataaaaaatgtcaattatcatgaagctaaatttattattagaaaaagttGGATATGTATAGTTATTGGTTATCAAATGTACATGGTAAAAATTATTGGAGTGTTCATAGTGTGGGCGGAACTTTTACACGGTTACATAAACTAGAGATAAGTAAAGTATGAAactttttggaatttttgtaCGGATTATTCtcttaatttcattaaatcaatattatgtGAAAGTTGtgaatcaaataattaattttataaagtttgtttttaaaaatctctaCATTGATTATCTAATTGGTAAACAAACAATCAAGGTATATGTGTATAcgattctaaaataaatttatgattaaaaGCATACCATGAGTCATTAGAAATCAAACGTATAATCAATACAATTACGAGTTTCACACAACtttttataaagtaaaatagaaTGAATAGTATAATGACTAGTTTTGTGTTTAAATGGGTACAACACTATAGTTTAAAAAGGTCACCATTTCGGTCACATCAAAGTAATGTATGGAAGCTGTTGGAGGGGGAGAGAGAGGAATTTTTGTTGATTAGGTAAAAGCAATAGAAGAATTGCTTGGATGAAAGGTTTGCTTCGGACCATTACTTGTAAGTGCTTCAAATCCACACAcacttctttctctctttttcaatcAATCCCTACGGCggagatttttttataaagattttaatatttcCTTTTATGAATTGTTATGAACAAAAGATTTAGAGAGAAATCGAAGCAAGAATTTGGGTAGAATCGATATGGATAGCTTACTCTGTGATGAATTAATTCAAGAAATTTTTCATAAGCTGCCGTCGCCGTCGTCGTCCGCCGTGTCTCTCGTCTCTAAGCGGTGGCTTCGCCTCTACCGGACTTCCAAAACTGCCATTTCTCTCCGCCTCTGCAATTTATCTATTTCATCTCTCTCATCTCTTCTCTCACACtatccttttctctcttccctTTCAATTCTCTCTGCCGCCGAATCCTCCGCCTCGCCGGCTGCTACAGCATCCGCCCAGATTATCTCCGAAATTCGTCGTTTCTGTACGAATCTCAAGGCTTTGAGATTCCTTGCTGGCCCTGTTTCTCTATCCTCCCttgtttctctctcctctGCTTGCACTCACCTATCTTCTCTATCTATTAACGTGTATCGGCCGTTGAATTTCCGGTGGGTTGTTAATTTTCCGGGTTTGAAATCGCTTTCAGTCTCTGTTATATCCGGTGAgggttttgaaattgaagtgGATTCTGGCGATTGGGAGTGGGAATCGGCGGAGGTAGGGGCCGGATTGGGGATTCAGAGTCTTTGTTTGTCCGGTCTCCGTGCTGGCGATTGGGGAGTCGGTTGGCTGTGGCGGAATTGCAAGAATCTCCGGCAGTTGCAGCTCCGCAGCTGTGAGACCGTCGGTGACGGCGTGTCGTTTTCGTCGTTCGTCGAGTGCTTGGCGGGGCTTTGTGCGGTGGAGCTGCGAACTTGCCGGAGTATAGCCGATGACGTTTTGATGAAATTGGCGGAGAATTGCCGGAATCTGACATCCCTTCTAGTTTATGACGGCGGCAGTCGGGAAGGTACGTTGAATTATCACTAAactctcttttacttttattattattgagaaattagaTTTAACATTAAACtcgaattttatatttttacttttcaaaataactgAAGGtcacataaataataatttattattattatggtaATAGAACGAGTGTCACTGcattgcaaaaataataaatttaaaagtaaataatcttattattatcatttgatattactaattttgacattttcataatatgaaaaaaaaaaaaagattgataattttgttttctaaagcTTTTTTATAGCATAACAGTTGAATGAGAGGATTTGAACCACAAATTTAGTACTTCTAGCtcatgtatatttttaaatcatatgatttctataataataattacacaAAGATTTATAACAATCGGTATTTAGTCGATCGTTATAACTATGTTTACAATACAAACATGCtagatttataacaaaaaactacaaaatagtTGGTTTCaatctatatatatctaattgGTGATTAGTGCTATTTACGTAGCTTTTGACCATGATATCAAACAACTGTTATGATCTTCTCCTTAcggtatttttaaatataacaaaaacaaacaaaaatatttatcaaatagagcaaaattcataattttttatcaacaataaacaCTGATATGGATAGAAGTGTATTGACTTCTATTAGTATTAGAacttaaatgttgttatattttataaatgttttaagcaATGATGCCATTTACGatgttttcattaaattttatttagcaAATTTATGTGTTCCAAATCACTGATGAAACACACTTTTAATTTATCGTAATAAAGGTCTCCTTCAATTCCTCAGTCGCCAACAAAGTAATCTACAGAGCCTTGACCTGCGCTTGCCTCTCGACCTCGACAACGAGCATCTCATCGCCATTGCTACGAACCTTCGAGGTCTCTCATCTCTTCGATTGCAGAGTTGTTGTCTTGTCACTGGTGATGGTCTAAAAGCCATAAGTACCGCCCTTAGCTCTCATCTCGAGGAGTTGGCATTGATTAACTGCGACGTAGTTGAGAGAGAGTCGGGGTTGTTGGCCACCATGGGACAGAACTTGAAACGATTAAAGATTCTTGACTTATCTTACAATGAGATGTTGATGGACAAAGACTTCATCTCTATGGCCATCTCTTGCAACTCCATTCAAGAGCTCAACCTTAGGGGATGCAAATGGCTGACTGGAGCTGCCATTTTTGCATTGTGGAAGAACTGCAAGGAATTGGAGACCATTGACATTGTTCAATGTCCTAAGATTCATGCCAATGCAGTGGAACTTTACGCCATGAATTTGCCTAGATTGAGACAGCTCAAGGTTGAAGATGACAagatttctaatattttgagGAATTTGGCATCGCGCCGATTTGTCAAGATTGTTGTTTGATGTTAAGAGGATAATAAATGGTGCCTCCAACAAAATGGAGCATATGAtagataagaaaaacaaatcataagTTGTactaaatattgtattttaattcgAGGTGGAGATCATGATCGTACTTGATCTTTTATCTTCAATGTTGGTTGGTTAATGATTTATGTTAAATGTtggattataaataatttatatgacCATTAATGTGGTTGGAATAAACACCAATAATTGTGCTGTAGATCATAATTGAAAGTGTTGAATCTTGTTGAGTTATTGCTGTGGGCCAAATGTGATGGTTGTTTCTCATTTTTGGGTATGGTTTAATAATGCATTGTTAGCCCTTAATGATATATGGCCATCAGgttaatttagttaaaactTTCAAACGATGTGGTACGTATAATTTAGTTGGTACAAAACATATATCGATTTgtgaatgataaataaaagCCAGAGTTAATAGATTATCACAATTTGTTCAAAGTAAGTATTTTGTTGGTGTAACTATGAgaagtattttttgtttcatccaCGCAGTTCGTTCCACTttttgctaaaaaaaaaaggaaaatccgTTGAAAACCACCGAGTTGATCAACCAAGAAAGGCACGGGAGTCTATATGTATTGCCaatgataaaacaaaactaaaacaacaCGATGGTTGAATCTATAAAATGTGGCATCATTAAGATCTTACAAACATATTTTGTCATTGTCAAATGCCTTCATCATCGCGATTGAAAGGAAACTTAGGCTGCCTCTTTTATTCTTCAAGAGAATATTGGTCGTCAGTTTCAAATGTTACAGACCGTCGGACCCAACTATCTATAACTTTTAAAGTTAGTCTTTAACTCACAAAACCAATCAAGCTAAAGTTGTTTGTTTTAGAGAAAACATAGTGAGCAAATAATAGAACGGATCATcaagtatatatttaaatagaaGACTTACTTAAATGATGGCAAAACTGctagttttgaaatttcaatggaaatattaaaaaaaaaaaaaaaaaaaacatttggaGACGTAAACTAATGTGTAAGCGAAGTCACGACCACCTGCAGAACTTACCACTTCATCGTGCTCCAAGTACACACTCACCCTTCCCTTGAAGccattaaagaaaatgttgagcattaaaaataatgataaactCAAACTAACAATCACTCGTTTGAGATTAAACATAGTCAATCCCACCTAAAACTTGTCCTAAACAACATCATTTACCAACTCTTCATTTGACTCTTCATCTACTAGAATGAAACAACAATTCATGATCCCAACACCAAAAAGTGGTTTAAGTAGTTTTATAATTCAACCTATAGAAAGAGTATTCATACTTTGAACATACCGTTGGTTGGGTATTGTTTTAGAAGTCAGCAATGTTAAATTAAGCCCTTATTTCTATTCTGgacttttatttgtatttaaagacaaaaaaaatacattttataaagCTGTGGCCAACTGGCTATTAGGTTTTATATCATTATGTGAATGatgtttaataataaaataacaatagctagtatcaaataaattgaaaaaataacaaatttgaaaccaGATAactatatgatatatataattactcatcatataatatgtaaaaagaGATgacatgaaaataatatttgttatatatatatatttttactgTATTCGaggttttttaattttaaattttagaatgcATGATTATAACGAATAAAgacaaacatatttaaaaatactataTGTAAATTTGCATTGTACCattataaaatgttataaCAGTAAAGTTTTATGGTCCATTGGTATTTAATTGTACTTTgttatatagtttataaatatatatacaacatcTTTTTATGTTCCAAGTAtggagaaatttatatatttataaactataacaaaattttggattttattaatgatagaaacGAATAAACTTATATCACTGTCTATCAATGCTACTGGTATAATGAtattagtgtctatcaatatatattattgatataatttgaaatttgtttgctgtaagttataaatattttgttaaatttaccatttttttttttacaattattcaCATATATGTTATTGAGGTTAGATATATGTGCTTTTCATTATCGAGTTGGAATGAACAAAAGTTGCAATTAATATTGATGTgtttaaactttcattttatGTCTAATAGTCCAAGTCCCTGCACTTTTAATTTTggcataaaatttaaactttacaaAAAGTTTGGAATTTTTAATTCCGTGTCTAACAAAAGTATGTCATATTCAacgtttttctaaaatgttattgaatttattttattaaactgTAGGtgtaatatattattgaaatttatattttatgtctaataaattcatagaaatttAAACAAGACTATTAgatcaaatatatacatagagAGGTGAACTTTTAGTGACTTAATGTATACAAGTTATGGTTAGAAActcaatagaaaaataccaTAACTAACTCGTTTaacttaataataattgacACGGTATTTCATGATAGAAGTGACAGTTTAAATCCTCAAACCTCCAACTGTCGTATTATAAAAATTACGAACTATCTTGTATATgtataataaaactataataaaaaaaattaactaaaatcatttttcactGTATAATGTTACTGATTTTAATGTTACTTTGTGAATAAAGTTAGATGATTTAATTCTTACATCTCTAATGAAAGTAAATTTAGTTCGATAGAAATCGATCCATCTCGAAATTTAGATTTGTTCTCCGCCAAACCTAAcgtaattaagaaataaagaataacaacaaaagaaaaataaaatatatagggaaagaataaataatttatatataattaatcaactCCACTTCATTATAAGGTTGATATTCGTACTTATCAAATAGAATACTTAAATTGTTTTTgcctttttcaaatatttaccaaaaaaaggaagcaaaaatataatttttcaaaataccaCGTGAAGTGacgtattttatttttataaaacttaaaatcaaTAAGAAACATacgtattttaaaaataaaaataaaaatatataaataattaaatggtataaaattataaaattttactatattttagtttattttgttatacttagaatttaaatatcttgtttggttgaaaaaagtttaaaatagaaaaattagcAAACTATTTACATGAACAAACTCAAAATggataatcaaaattttaaaatggataatcaaaattttattgaaaattgaaatattcatttttttgctaaatatttttccttttttaaaatgtattttatcaaaacaaaaataattaaaatttattttatcaaaacaaaaataatattctaaaGTGAAGTTGTCATTTGTCAAAGCATCTTGATAGTTTGAAAGAGGCGTGACAACTTCGTggcttattttttcttgttttcatatgattgatttattcattttgtcattttatattttcatttgaggcACTGATTTGTTGCACATTACTAACAAAACGATGATATGGTTTGAGTGGTCAATAACGAAATTGATGTTTGGTGTTCGTTGTCttattaaattgatataatattgtctcacaattattttattttattgcgTCATATAAACAACATAGACAACTCTTTTAAACTAACGATAATGATATGTAAATTATAATTCACTGATAACATCCATAATTATATGTGTATGGATTGGTTGTACTGTTCATGTAACAGATaccacaaatttaaatttcgtGGTAGTGATAAGCATACTGTTATTAAACACATACAATTTGGTATATgtagttttgtattttatcaGCCAAGTTATTATAACATAGAAATTAATGTATGACAAATGGTTAAAAGCGGCTTACAACAACTtactgtttttaaaaatgaacagtggttcaaatgtttttttcagcaaatatgaaaattgtcaACACAAGCTTGGTTCAATTGACACAATGTCTGTATCATCGTCGATGTTAGAAGTTTGGTTTTCTCATCTCGTGCTTCAATTACAATACTTTAGAGAAAACAAGTACGGttttaaaaaaccaacaacaacgaaaattaaagattaactaattttaaaataatagaaaactaaaaacgtAAAACgaaaaatgattatcaaagAGGAGCAAATTATGATAATTGTCAAATAGCGTCCACAAGTATTTACATGTGGATCAAGATGTCACGGATTCAAAATATCGTACTCGAGTTTTTActtaataaaaactttaaaactgGAATTGAAATAGagaattcaaaacaaaattatgggagtggtaaataataataacaaaaacaattccacggtgtaaattttattttgacaaaCGAAAAGGAAAAACTTTGCAAGATTCGTCCACCTAGGAAGCGGTATCCAATAGTTTAACGCCACGTATCGGTCCTACAGTTACTTTCTTGGTTTCCAAAAGGCAAAAATCTTTGAGATTTTACTAGGGTTctattctctttcttcaacaAACTTCTCATAATAATCTCAAGTTTCTACTCAAGTTTCTACTCAAGTTCGAGCTCGATCTTCACTCCCAAATCTCCATTTCAACCTTCCTTCCAATTTCTCCTTCCTATTCCCTCAAATTCTTCTTCTCACTTTTCTCGTAAGCTTCATGATTGTTGTTACACTGGCTTCAAGTAAAGATGTCAACTCTCGCTCCtgtgcttcttcttcttctcttgaTGATCCGTGGAAGCTACGGAGCCACGCCTCATTTCTCCTCTGGTCCTCACATTTCCGACGTGAATATTCTCTTGCCTCCCAGGATGACTAATCCAGTGGAGTATAGGCTTCAAGGAACTGATGGTTGCTTCAAATGGTAAATCTCAAATTTCCAGttatttgttgaatttatgttttatgttatgCAATGACGAAGTTGAGAAAGAGAGTAGAGAAGTTGAAATCTCCAACTTTGGAACTTCTGTATGAGTTGAGGAGTTGAGTGGGTAACGATTCTAGTTGATTATCACGTTGTTATGTAACGCTAACTCGTTAAGTTTAGAAATGGGGCCTGCCCTGCCCTGCCATTTTACAGTTTTTATGGACAATTCTACCTAGCTTGCATCTGGGAGctaaataaat of the Cucumis sativus cultivar 9930 chromosome 3, Cucumber_9930_V3, whole genome shotgun sequence genome contains:
- the LOC101218456 gene encoding F-box/LRR-repeat protein 4 isoform X2, with amino-acid sequence MDSLLCDELIQEIFHKLPSPSSSAVSLVSKRWLRLYRTSKTAISLRLCNLSISSLSSLLSHYPFLSSLSILSAAESSASPAATASAQIISEIRRFCTNLKALRFLAGPVSLSSLVSLSSACTHLSSLSINVYRPLNFRWVVNFPGLKSLSVSVISGEGFEIEVDSGDWEWESAEVGAGLGIQSLCLSGLRAGDWGVGWLWRNCKNLRQLQLRSCETVGDGVSFSSFVECLAGLCAVELRTCRSIADDVLMKLAENCRNLTSLLVYDGGSREGLLQFLSRQQSNLQSLDLRLPLDLDNEHLIAIATNLRGLSSLRLQSCCLVTGDGLKAISTALSSHLEELALINCDVVERESGLLATMGQNLKRLKILDLSYNEMLMDKDFISMAISCNSIQELNLRGCKWLTGAAIFALWKNCKELETIDIVQCPKIHANAVELYAMNLPRLRQLKVEDDKISNILRNLASRRFVKIVV
- the LOC101218456 gene encoding F-box/LRR-repeat protein 4 isoform X1, whose amino-acid sequence is MKGLLRTITYLERNRSKNLGRIDMDSLLCDELIQEIFHKLPSPSSSAVSLVSKRWLRLYRTSKTAISLRLCNLSISSLSSLLSHYPFLSSLSILSAAESSASPAATASAQIISEIRRFCTNLKALRFLAGPVSLSSLVSLSSACTHLSSLSINVYRPLNFRWVVNFPGLKSLSVSVISGEGFEIEVDSGDWEWESAEVGAGLGIQSLCLSGLRAGDWGVGWLWRNCKNLRQLQLRSCETVGDGVSFSSFVECLAGLCAVELRTCRSIADDVLMKLAENCRNLTSLLVYDGGSREGLLQFLSRQQSNLQSLDLRLPLDLDNEHLIAIATNLRGLSSLRLQSCCLVTGDGLKAISTALSSHLEELALINCDVVERESGLLATMGQNLKRLKILDLSYNEMLMDKDFISMAISCNSIQELNLRGCKWLTGAAIFALWKNCKELETIDIVQCPKIHANAVELYAMNLPRLRQLKVEDDKISNILRNLASRRFVKIVV
- the LOC101218217 gene encoding anaphase-promoting complex subunit 10; this translates as MATESSEGEEDVKLTGGNQVLVVEDDLREMGKKAAWSVSSCKPGNGVSALRDDNLETYWQSDGVQPHLVNIQFQKKVKLQLVVLYVDFKLDESYTPSKISIRAGDGFHNLKEIKTVELVKPTGWVYLLLSGNDPKDTFVNTFMLQIAVLSNHLNGRDTHVRQIKIYGPRPNPIPHQPFQFTSREFITYSIIR